In a genomic window of Quercus lobata isolate SW786 chromosome 4, ValleyOak3.0 Primary Assembly, whole genome shotgun sequence:
- the LOC115984918 gene encoding uncharacterized protein LOC115984918 has translation MNWSPPLPALCKVNVDVATFKDIRSTSIGIVIRDNLGQVAAVLCRKLEAPLGPLEAKSKAFEAGILFALSRGFTNVVLEGDSQVLVNVLAGSSSPPSAVAFVIQGVLELCMGFTQIQFSHVKRQGNMPAHLVAKNAYSIVNDIVWVQEDPCFAKQALIHDVNFMFS, from the coding sequence ATGAATTGGTCTCCACCTCTACCGGCATTATGCAAAGTAAATGTTGATGTTGCCACTTTCAAGGATATAAGATCAACGAGTATTGGGATTGTAATCCGTGACAACTTGGGGCAGGTTGCAGCGGTTTTATGCAGAAAATTGGAAGCTCCTCTTGGTCCACTTGAAGCTAAATCAAAGGCATTTGAAGCAGGAATTCTCTTTGCCCTGAGTCGTGGTTTTACTAATGTGGTGTTGGAGGGAGATTCACAGGTATTGGTAAATGTTTTGGCGGGTTCTTCATCTCCTCCCTCAGCTGTGGCTTTTGTTATTCAGGGTGTCCTAGAGTTATGTATGGGGTTTACACAAATTCAGTTTTCCCATGTCAAGAGGCAAGGAAATATGCCAGCTCACTTAGTAGCAAAAAATGCTTACAGCATTGTTAATGACATTGTATGGGTTCAAGAGGATCCTTGCTTTGCTAAGCAAGCCCTCATCCATGatgtaaattttatgttttcttag